A stretch of the Bacteroidales bacterium genome encodes the following:
- a CDS encoding indolepyruvate ferredoxin oxidoreductase produces the protein MHKELLLGDEVIAQAAIDAGLSGIYAYPGTPSTEIMEYIQSSPEAGEKHIHCLWSANEKTAMETALGMSYCGKRTMVCMKHVGMNVAADAFINSAITGVNGGLIVVSADDPSMHSSQNEQDSRFYGKFAMIPILEPASQQEAYDMVFYGFDISEKLGVPVLMRITTRMAHSRTGVALKTKRPQNELSLPEDPRQFVLLPGIARQRYKKLLRQQPEFEQESVSSGYNQFIDGPDKSLGVITCGIAHNYLMENYPGQTCPYPVVKVSQYPVPVSYIKQLTGQCKKILVLEDGYTLVEEQLKGLIPNPSFTVCGRLDGTLPRDGELTPDIVADALGMAKKNLSPVPEIVVNRPPALCKGCGHIDMYNALNDALQGHTPGRVFSDIGCYTLGALPPHLSINSCVDMGASITMAKGAADAGLSPVVAVIGDSTFTHSGMTGLLDVLIENAPVTIIISDNLTTGMTGGQTSSAYGLIEKICLGLGLPEDRLKVLTPLKKFHDENVKTLKEALQHKGTSVIVFRRECIQTAARRARSKK, from the coding sequence ATGCATAAGGAATTATTATTAGGTGATGAAGTAATAGCCCAGGCGGCTATTGATGCCGGATTGTCCGGAATATATGCTTATCCGGGGACTCCCTCCACAGAAATCATGGAATATATCCAATCTTCGCCGGAAGCCGGAGAGAAGCATATTCATTGTTTGTGGTCGGCAAATGAGAAAACAGCTATGGAAACGGCTTTAGGAATGTCATACTGCGGGAAGCGAACCATGGTATGTATGAAGCATGTTGGAATGAACGTAGCTGCCGATGCATTTATCAATTCCGCCATCACAGGAGTCAATGGAGGGTTGATCGTGGTTTCGGCAGATGATCCGTCCATGCATTCATCACAAAATGAACAGGATTCACGTTTCTACGGGAAATTTGCCATGATTCCGATCCTAGAGCCAGCCAGCCAGCAGGAGGCGTATGATATGGTCTTTTATGGTTTTGATATATCCGAAAAACTGGGTGTTCCTGTATTGATGCGGATTACGACACGCATGGCGCATTCGCGGACAGGTGTTGCTTTAAAAACGAAAAGGCCGCAAAATGAATTATCCTTACCGGAAGATCCGCGCCAGTTTGTTTTATTACCCGGCATTGCACGCCAGCGCTATAAAAAATTACTCAGGCAACAACCGGAATTTGAACAGGAATCGGTATCCTCCGGTTATAATCAGTTCATAGATGGCCCGGACAAATCCTTAGGCGTGATCACATGCGGCATTGCTCATAATTATCTGATGGAAAATTATCCGGGACAAACATGCCCCTACCCTGTGGTAAAGGTATCGCAATATCCTGTCCCTGTTTCTTACATCAAACAACTCACCGGTCAATGTAAAAAAATACTGGTCCTTGAAGACGGATATACCCTGGTGGAAGAACAATTGAAAGGGCTGATACCGAATCCCTCTTTTACCGTTTGCGGACGCCTGGACGGTACCCTTCCCCGCGACGGGGAATTGACCCCGGACATTGTCGCCGACGCACTGGGCATGGCCAAAAAGAATCTCTCCCCGGTTCCCGAAATCGTGGTGAATCGTCCCCCGGCCTTATGTAAAGGATGTGGTCATATCGATATGTACAATGCGCTTAATGATGCCTTGCAGGGACATACTCCCGGACGGGTTTTTTCGGATATCGGTTGTTATACTCTGGGGGCATTGCCTCCTCATCTGTCCATTAATTCGTGTGTGGACATGGGCGCGTCCATTACCATGGCAAAAGGTGCTGCTGATGCAGGTTTATCTCCCGTAGTTGCCGTCATCGGGGATTCGACATTCACCCATTCGGGAATGACCGGATTGCTGGATGTATTGATTGAAAATGCGCCTGTCACCATCATCATATCAGACAACCTGACCACAGGGATGACCGGCGGACAAACCTCTTCCGCTTACGGACTGATTGAAAAGATCTGCCTTGGTTTAGGCTTGCCGGAAGACCGCCTGAAAGTATTGACGCCCCTGAAAAAATTCCATGATGAAAATGTAAAAACCCTGAAAGAAGCGCTTCAGCACAAAGGAACCTCCGTCATCGTATTCCGTCGCGAATGTATCCAGACTGCCGCACGGAGAGCAAGAAGTAAAAAATAA
- a CDS encoding indolepyruvate oxidoreductase subunit beta — protein MKTDIILAGVGGQGILSIATVIGLAAINNDLHIKQAEVHGMSQRGGAVYSNLRLSSDPIASDLIPLGKADVIISVEPMESLRYLPYLSPDGWLVTNLHPFININNYPELQSVVDQLNALPNHVLVDADAIASECGHSKASNMVMLGAAVPFLNMALEDISTSVRQIFERKGAEVVNMNIQALNAGYEAAKEQTTVAI, from the coding sequence ATGAAAACAGATATCATATTGGCCGGCGTAGGAGGACAAGGAATCCTGTCTATAGCTACTGTAATCGGGCTGGCTGCCATCAATAATGATCTACATATCAAGCAAGCGGAAGTTCACGGGATGAGCCAGCGCGGGGGCGCGGTATATTCCAACCTGAGATTATCCAGTGATCCCATTGCTTCCGATTTGATTCCTTTAGGAAAAGCCGATGTGATCATATCGGTAGAACCGATGGAGTCGTTACGTTATTTACCGTATCTTTCACCGGACGGTTGGTTGGTGACCAACCTGCATCCTTTCATCAATATCAACAACTATCCTGAATTGCAGTCTGTGGTAGATCAGTTGAATGCCCTTCCCAATCATGTACTGGTAGATGCGGATGCCATCGCTTCCGAGTGCGGTCATTCGAAAGCATCCAATATGGTGATGCTGGGAGCGGCGGTACCATTTCTTAATATGGCTCTTGAAGATATCAGCACCTCCGTTCGTCAAATATTCGAAAGAAAGGGTGCCGAAGTGGTAAATATGAATATACAGGCATTAAATGCCGGGTATGAAGCGGCCAAAGAACAAACAACCGTAGCCATATAA
- a CDS encoding GH92 family glycosyl hydrolase gives MKHSFFSILIVLIYCCSVSAQYTPVDHVSTLVGTMSKHSLSTGNTYPAIAMPWGMNFWTPQTGKMGDGWIYTYGADKINGFKQTHQPSPWINDYGQFAVMPVTGKPVFKQQDRESWFSHKTETAQPHYYKVYLADYDVNVEITPTERAAMFRFTFPENKSYIVVDAFDKGSYVKIIPNENKIIGYSTKNSGGVPDNFKNYFVLVFDKEFEYIATATTDKIEENKQETEGEHAGAIIGFSTKKGEKVHVRAASSFISFDQAELNLKELGDNDFESLVAKGKDRWNEVLGKIEVEDDNIDNLRTFYSCLYRSLLFPRMFYETDQQGKIIHYSPYNGKVLPGYMFTDTGFWDTFRCLFPFLNLMYPSMNVKIQEGLVNAYKESGFLPEWASPGHRDCMVGNNSASVVADAYLKGLRGYDIETLYEALLYAVDHVHPKVRSTGRYAHEQYNTLGYIPNDLDIKGNTARTLEYAHADWAIYQLAKKLGRPKKELELFARRAMNYRHLFDPKYNLMRGKTSDGVFPEPFNPFDWSYDYTEGNSWHYAWTAFHDPQGLIDLMGGKHIFNQMLDSIFNMPPLYDIGPRKNIIHEIREMQIMGMGQYAHGNQPIQHMIYLYNYSGEPWKAQYRLREVMDKLYSATPDGYCGDEDNGQTSAWYVFSALGFYPVCPATDQYILGSPLFKKVSLHLENGKTVNIIAENNDVRHRYVSSLSLNGKADTRNYINHQDLTGGAELKFRMSSEANTERGTKESDFPYSFSKEYQSSK, from the coding sequence ATGAAGCATTCATTTTTTTCTATCCTTATCGTACTGATTTACTGCTGTTCTGTTTCGGCACAATATACTCCTGTCGATCATGTCAGTACACTGGTAGGAACCATGTCCAAACATAGTCTGTCTACCGGTAACACCTACCCTGCCATAGCTATGCCCTGGGGAATGAATTTCTGGACACCGCAAACAGGAAAAATGGGAGATGGATGGATATATACCTATGGAGCCGACAAGATCAACGGATTCAAGCAAACCCATCAGCCAAGCCCGTGGATCAATGACTATGGGCAATTTGCCGTCATGCCTGTAACCGGAAAACCGGTGTTTAAACAACAGGACCGTGAAAGTTGGTTTTCTCATAAAACAGAAACCGCCCAACCCCACTATTATAAGGTCTACCTGGCGGATTATGATGTCAATGTAGAAATTACACCGACAGAAAGAGCAGCCATGTTCCGTTTCACTTTTCCTGAAAACAAATCTTATATTGTGGTGGATGCCTTTGATAAAGGTTCGTATGTAAAAATCATCCCCAATGAGAATAAGATCATTGGTTATTCCACAAAAAACAGCGGTGGCGTTCCGGATAATTTCAAGAATTATTTTGTTTTGGTCTTTGATAAGGAATTTGAATACATCGCAACTGCAACTACGGATAAAATAGAAGAAAATAAACAGGAAACCGAAGGGGAACATGCCGGTGCCATCATTGGATTTTCCACTAAAAAGGGAGAAAAGGTACATGTCCGTGCTGCATCTTCTTTTATCAGTTTTGATCAGGCAGAATTGAATCTGAAAGAATTAGGGGACAATGATTTTGAAAGCCTTGTCGCCAAAGGGAAAGACAGGTGGAACGAGGTATTGGGTAAAATTGAAGTAGAGGATGATAACATAGATAACCTCCGGACATTTTACTCCTGCCTTTATCGTTCCCTACTCTTCCCACGGATGTTTTACGAAACAGACCAGCAGGGAAAAATCATACATTACAGCCCATATAACGGGAAAGTGCTGCCAGGATATATGTTTACCGATACCGGCTTCTGGGATACTTTCCGTTGCCTGTTTCCTTTCCTGAACCTAATGTATCCGTCCATGAATGTCAAGATACAGGAAGGTTTGGTGAATGCCTATAAAGAAAGTGGATTTCTTCCCGAATGGGCAAGTCCGGGACATCGTGATTGTATGGTAGGTAATAATTCGGCTTCGGTAGTGGCTGATGCCTATCTCAAGGGCTTACGCGGATATGATATAGAAACTTTATACGAAGCATTGTTGTATGCTGTTGACCATGTCCATCCAAAGGTAAGGTCTACAGGTCGTTATGCCCATGAACAATACAATACGCTGGGATATATTCCTAATGATCTGGACATCAAAGGAAATACAGCAAGAACATTGGAGTATGCCCATGCAGACTGGGCGATCTACCAACTGGCCAAAAAACTGGGACGACCAAAGAAAGAACTGGAGTTATTTGCCCGGAGAGCGATGAACTATCGTCATCTTTTTGACCCGAAGTACAACCTGATGCGGGGTAAAACATCCGATGGCGTGTTTCCGGAACCTTTCAACCCTTTTGACTGGAGTTACGATTATACTGAGGGAAACAGCTGGCATTACGCATGGACTGCTTTTCATGATCCACAAGGCCTGATCGACCTGATGGGAGGCAAACATATCTTCAACCAGATGCTTGATTCGATATTTAATATGCCGCCGCTGTATGACATCGGTCCCCGTAAAAATATCATACATGAAATCCGTGAAATGCAGATCATGGGAATGGGACAGTATGCCCATGGAAATCAACCGATCCAGCACATGATCTACCTTTATAATTATTCGGGCGAACCATGGAAAGCCCAGTACCGGTTACGTGAAGTGATGGATAAATTGTATTCGGCCACACCTGACGGATACTGCGGCGATGAAGACAACGGACAAACTTCTGCCTGGTATGTTTTTTCTGCGTTAGGGTTTTATCCGGTATGTCCGGCCACTGATCAGTATATCCTGGGATCACCCTTGTTTAAAAAAGTCAGTCTCCATCTGGAAAACGGAAAAACAGTGAACATCATTGCAGAAAACAATGATGTTCGTCACCGGTATGTCTCGTCTTTATCGTTAAACGGCAAGGCCGATACGCGTAATTATATCAACCACCAGGATCTGACCGGTGGAGCAGAGCTAAAGTTCAGAATGTCTTCCGAAGCCAATACGGAAAGGGGTACGAAAGAATCCGATTTTCCTTATTCTTTCTCAAAAGAATATCAATCATCCAAATAA
- a CDS encoding endonuclease/exonuclease/phosphatase family protein — MKKIVFLLITLWCISLHAQELTVASYNIRNDNKGDAQKGNGWVQRCPVICQLVRFHNFDIFGAQEVFDHQLKEMLELLPEYGYIGVGRDDGATKGEYAPIFYNKEKLKLLRSGNFWLSTITDRPNKGWDAALPRICTWGEFKTGKTKFWFFNLHMDHIGVEARKESAKLVLSRIREMCGKDPVILTGDFNVDQHNESYALLNNSDILDDSYEKSPIKYALNGTFNGFNPNMKTDSRIDHIFVSPSIKIARYGVLTDSYRSEIDNSHVEIKSGNFPKEVSLHEYVARVPSDHFPIMVQLRFK, encoded by the coding sequence ATGAAAAAGATAGTTTTTTTATTGATTACGCTATGGTGCATCTCTTTACATGCACAAGAGTTAACCGTCGCTTCCTACAATATCCGTAACGATAATAAAGGCGATGCGCAAAAAGGCAATGGATGGGTACAACGTTGTCCTGTCATCTGCCAGTTGGTCCGGTTCCATAATTTTGATATATTCGGGGCACAGGAAGTATTTGACCATCAGTTAAAAGAGATGCTGGAGCTTCTTCCCGAATACGGTTATATTGGGGTAGGCCGTGATGACGGAGCGACAAAAGGCGAATACGCCCCCATTTTTTATAATAAGGAAAAACTGAAACTACTGCGCTCAGGAAATTTCTGGCTATCTACCATCACTGACCGGCCGAATAAAGGATGGGATGCAGCTCTACCGAGGATCTGTACCTGGGGGGAATTTAAAACCGGGAAAACAAAATTCTGGTTCTTTAATCTACACATGGACCATATCGGAGTGGAAGCCCGGAAAGAAAGTGCTAAACTGGTCTTATCCAGAATCAGGGAAATGTGCGGTAAAGACCCAGTCATCCTTACGGGAGATTTTAATGTAGACCAGCATAATGAAAGCTATGCCCTTTTAAATAATTCCGATATCCTGGATGATTCTTATGAAAAATCACCCATAAAATACGCGTTGAACGGAACTTTTAACGGCTTTAATCCCAATATGAAAACGGATAGCCGCATTGACCATATCTTTGTAAGTCCGTCAATAAAAATAGCCCGCTATGGGGTACTGACCGATTCATACCGGTCAGAGATAGACAACAGTCATGTAGAGATCAAATCGGGAAATTTCCCGAAGGAAGTTTCTCTTCATGAATATGTTGCCCGTGTGCCGTCCGATCATTTTCCCATTATGGTACAGCTGCGTTTCAAATAA
- a CDS encoding gamma carbonic anhydrase family protein, translating to MALIKSVRGFTPIHGKNCYFADNATIIGDVVMGDECSIWFNTVLRGDVNSIRIGNKVNIQDGSVLHTLYQKSIVEIGNNVSIGHNVVVHGAKICDNSLIGIGSVILDHAVIGENSIIAAGSVVLTGTIVEPGSLYAGTPAKKVKDVSPEQTRDMIERIANNYIMYASWYNNPEENG from the coding sequence ATGGCATTAATCAAATCAGTACGTGGATTTACACCCATTCATGGTAAAAATTGTTACTTTGCCGACAATGCTACCATTATCGGTGATGTGGTGATGGGCGATGAATGTAGTATCTGGTTCAACACAGTATTACGCGGAGATGTTAATTCGATCCGGATCGGTAACAAGGTGAATATTCAGGACGGATCGGTATTGCATACATTGTACCAGAAATCAATAGTGGAAATAGGCAATAATGTATCCATCGGGCATAATGTGGTGGTACATGGGGCCAAAATATGTGATAACTCGTTAATAGGTATCGGATCCGTCATCCTTGACCATGCCGTGATCGGTGAAAATTCCATTATTGCAGCCGGTTCGGTAGTACTAACCGGTACCATTGTCGAGCCAGGTAGCCTTTACGCAGGGACTCCTGCAAAAAAGGTAAAAGATGTGAGCCCGGAACAAACACGTGACATGATTGAACGTATAGCCAATAACTATATCATGTACGCAAGCTGGTACAATAATCCGGAAGAAAACGGATAA
- a CDS encoding DUF3160 domain-containing protein: MTTMINRYFKIVILFSFVLIAFACGGKKQTVVPVIESAAVDTIDKKPGSVIEELDTEQDITQLTLQELYILRSSVYARHGMLFEESELRSYWRDHTVWYDTLSRSRTLENGNQIYQPDLPEAEQSFVERIDKQMAFLQSSNYIANGKDTVSNILNIINLYQYAGIIDQSFLDELALNNYVLVPDSVQQLFQIYQYNDSLQLPGFVTTDVFLQLTHIYYAYMLRKAEEEFLAPMLADLCFSLYQSSMAQAKKEKAEEMQNLAYYNAAFYAVPYTLITGKHLKINGIYQMQMEEELAYIDQQEAHLPSLLEVKTMFPYEAFQPYGHYTRTSMLRRYYKALRWLQLAPYCTDQKTQLKQATFTAVLLNTEKDEAKRPLITGYRNFFELVSFLKGQPAYYSLLDLATYLQKERIQTMAAAMTTQAQSKILNLLKKEIPLYPASSGFIPVCKDGIYFIPQSYYPDDEVLKNMADPAPGAQRAFPSVLDVFAAFGSSSAFDWLFFEKQEDTLWIAYPDQLKKMKDKMKKVKSVSLYHQWIGCLLALQQTSPGQATLTKNKAWAVKNLQTASASWVKLKHDVLLYGIIPEYPDTSHNTVSPVDTLPKSFLKGYVEPNVVFWTKLHEWVSLLDKTFSKHQIMTEDMQVKTQRLLYYLSIVKNASAKAGLLNEEESSFIAHMGDSIEYFTLSMVEPLVDRWAYTAGPDRDVAVSEKIYVRNVSGSSTNGDLYAASGNVHQLYVVVQIGGYLYLTRGAAFTYHEFPLPPNQEFTNEDWSDLLRKYLKKIDTAPYES, from the coding sequence ATGACAACAATGATCAACCGGTATTTTAAAATAGTTATTCTCTTTTCCTTTGTTCTTATTGCCTTCGCTTGTGGAGGGAAAAAACAAACGGTAGTACCGGTTATTGAATCGGCTGCAGTTGACACTATTGATAAGAAGCCTGGATCTGTCATTGAAGAGCTTGATACAGAACAGGATATTACTCAATTGACCTTGCAGGAACTATATATCTTACGGAGTTCTGTATATGCACGCCATGGAATGTTGTTCGAAGAAAGTGAATTAAGATCATATTGGCGCGACCATACCGTCTGGTATGATACGCTATCCCGTTCCCGGACACTGGAAAACGGAAACCAGATATACCAGCCTGACCTGCCGGAAGCAGAACAATCCTTTGTAGAACGGATCGACAAGCAGATGGCTTTTTTACAAAGCTCCAATTATATAGCCAATGGCAAAGATACAGTTTCCAATATATTGAACATCATTAACCTGTATCAGTATGCAGGAATAATCGATCAGTCCTTTTTAGATGAGCTGGCATTGAATAATTATGTGCTTGTTCCGGATTCCGTGCAACAACTTTTCCAGATATATCAATACAATGATTCGTTGCAACTTCCTGGTTTTGTTACCACTGATGTATTTCTACAACTGACCCACATCTACTATGCCTATATGTTGAGAAAAGCCGAGGAGGAATTTCTGGCGCCCATGCTTGCAGATCTTTGTTTCTCACTGTATCAGTCCTCCATGGCTCAGGCAAAAAAAGAAAAGGCAGAAGAAATGCAGAACCTTGCTTACTATAATGCCGCATTTTATGCGGTACCATATACGTTAATAACAGGAAAACATCTAAAGATCAATGGGATATATCAGATGCAGATGGAAGAGGAACTGGCTTATATTGACCAGCAGGAGGCCCATCTCCCATCGCTGCTTGAAGTAAAAACGATGTTTCCTTATGAAGCATTCCAACCATACGGGCATTATACAAGGACGTCAATGCTCCGCCGTTACTATAAAGCGTTGAGATGGTTACAACTGGCTCCTTATTGTACCGATCAGAAAACACAACTGAAACAGGCCACATTCACTGCTGTATTGTTAAATACTGAAAAAGATGAAGCCAAAAGACCGTTGATCACCGGTTACCGTAATTTCTTTGAGTTGGTTTCTTTTCTGAAAGGACAACCGGCCTATTATTCTTTATTAGATTTAGCTACCTATCTGCAGAAGGAACGTATCCAAACCATGGCTGCAGCCATGACTACACAGGCACAATCGAAGATACTGAACCTGTTGAAAAAAGAAATTCCTTTATATCCGGCATCATCCGGATTCATTCCTGTATGTAAAGACGGCATTTATTTTATACCTCAATCCTATTATCCGGATGATGAAGTATTGAAAAATATGGCAGATCCGGCTCCGGGAGCACAGAGGGCTTTTCCCAGTGTACTGGATGTATTTGCTGCTTTTGGTTCATCATCAGCTTTTGACTGGTTATTTTTTGAAAAACAGGAAGATACCCTTTGGATTGCCTATCCTGATCAATTGAAAAAGATGAAGGATAAAATGAAAAAGGTAAAAAGTGTCTCATTGTACCACCAATGGATAGGGTGCTTATTGGCCCTTCAACAAACATCACCCGGACAGGCTACCCTGACAAAGAATAAAGCCTGGGCCGTGAAAAATTTACAAACAGCTTCTGCTTCATGGGTAAAGCTCAAACATGATGTCCTGTTGTATGGAATTATTCCGGAATATCCAGATACTTCACACAATACCGTCTCTCCTGTAGATACACTTCCCAAATCTTTCCTGAAAGGATATGTAGAGCCCAATGTCGTTTTCTGGACAAAATTGCATGAATGGGTTTCCCTGTTGGATAAAACATTTAGTAAGCATCAAATAATGACGGAAGATATGCAGGTCAAGACACAACGCTTGTTATATTATTTGAGCATAGTGAAAAATGCATCGGCAAAAGCCGGTTTGTTGAATGAAGAAGAATCCTCCTTTATTGCTCATATGGGAGACAGTATCGAATATTTTACGCTTTCGATGGTGGAACCCCTGGTGGACCGGTGGGCATATACAGCCGGACCTGACAGGGATGTGGCTGTATCAGAAAAAATATATGTACGGAATGTGTCCGGTTCTTCAACCAATGGTGATCTTTATGCTGCATCGGGAAATGTCCATCAATTATATGTAGTGGTTCAGATCGGAGGATATTTGTATCTGACCAGAGGTGCGGCATTTACTTATCATGAATTTCCACTTCCCCCTAATCAGGAATTTACAAATGAAGACTGGTCGGATCTATTGAGAAAGTATCTGAAAAAAATTGACACCGCTCCTTACGAATCTTAA